tttaTGCATACAATTTTTTATCTGGAGTGGAACTAATTTTTAGAAACAcccatctttttaaattgacacttatgtaattcatcgaattcatagaagaagttaaaaaaaaaaaattcatatcaatgaaacagaaacaagaacgaaagcacaattttatagagatagaaaatgaaatcacttatggaaaGTCagtagtaaacaaatcgagagcagaaaatcTAATCCCCTTTCAtcattatacaatcgatgttgcctatttggttttggtgatttgtgtcaaccccaaaacttaattttttttgtgcatatgaagtcttaaaaatcattaaaatgggCTGTAATacattaactcttcaacaacgatgatatatttaagagaccaacatttgtattcgtcattttatgATCAATAAAGATTGTAGTattacaaaatgttaaaactatctaatgaacaaacattattataaaaattagcaGATTATCATCTAGTAGTGTTATAGTACAttgtttgttggtgaagcctCCTCCTCAAAGACTCAGACTTTATGCATCCACGCATCAAGTCGAAGCTGTTTCAATGGCGGTCCTGATTTCCCTTTCTTTTTCTGAGGGCAACTCCATTTTCCTGCAGTCTCCTCTCCCCCAGAAAGCTGATGATTCCACATTCCACCCAaaactcttctcttcttcttcttctttctttcttcatcttcttctgtgGCCATCTTCTTTAGCTCTTTACTTCTCAAGCACTCCCCCAGAACTCCTCTGATTGGTTTCTTCATGGAACTTTGGTCTCTTGATTCTCTAAATCTTGCCTTCTTCATAGTTATAAATCCAGTTTCAGTGCTTTTTCCGTCAACATTTTCCTTGTCATCTGATTCTTGGTTTACTGACTCCATATTTTCTTCTGGACGAGCCTTTTGAGCAGCttttcttggagacatttgccTGTTGGAAATGGTTTCTTGGATATGTTTTGGTCTCAGCTCCTCTAAATAAGCTAATGATTGTGGTTTTGGGTTGTAGCCTTTGGGGATAAAGTTTGCTTCTTCTTTCGTTTCACTGAACAATGGTTCTTGCTTGAAGCTTGAATCTTTGTCCACTTTTTTGGTTGAAGCATTGAACAATATAACCGTTGACTTCTTTTCCCTTTCTTGGTTTGAATATTCATCATCTGCAGAGACCTCCTTGGCCTCCTAACATGTACAAAATTGAGAAAGTGTCAATGACAAATGGATTTTCAAAGTGATCCCCCACAAGTCTCTTTCTTTGAACTACAAGGTTCAAGAAGATAGCTTACCGTGCAGTCATTTGATTTTAACCAGCCAGGAGCAATAGTCTCTTGCTTGCTCTTAGTTTTTCGGAAAATACCAGAACTATTTTCTCCCTCAGTGTCACTCTCCTCAACAATTAGTTGATCATCTTTCTCAGAAGAACAAAATTCAAGTTCATGAGTGTCTGAAAGGTGAGGAGATTGATACTCATAGCTTGAAAACCAGTTTCCAACATCAGGAGGCTCTgataaaagaaagaagaagattaaaCTCTGGCGTTCTTAAACTATAACACATGTTAAGAAAGCAGAAACAGTAATGACTTATGTACCAAATAAAACTAGTTTTTTACCAACCTGAAAGAAGATGCTGAGACTGAGAGAAATCTGTAACCTAATTAGTAGCAAGAAGCATCAGAGAGCTAAGAGAAACAAAGATTCATATAAGATAATCTAACACTAAGGCATAGGAAGTAGAAAATTATGTACCTTTGCAGAAGAAGAGACGAGTTGTTGCTCAAACAAACTAGGACAAACATCATCTTTTCCTTCAATGTCGttagtctcttcttcttcttcttcttcttcttctgcttgcGTCTCCTGTACACATTCACTATCTTCTCCACCAACCGAAAAGTAAAGAGCATCATTTGTATCCAGGACTGGCGGTGATTCATAAGCATAACTAGAAAACCAATTGCCTATATCAGGAGGTTCTGAGAAGCACACATAAAAAGTTACAAACATaacccataaaaaaaaaagctagagACTTTCCACGTTCAACCATAAGTTTAACAATCAAAAGGAGTATATACCAGAAGGGAGTGGTGACTCATAGAGATTTGTCTCTTGAATCTgccacaaaaatttaaaaaaaaaaatgaattttaaaaatggttATAACAAATCAAAGAACCACCCAAGAAGAGTGAATCAATTGTAACCTGACCCACATTCTTGTTCATAGGTTTATGATCTTTGTCCGCACCAAGAATGTATTTATCTTCCTCTCTAACAGAAAACCCGTTCGGTTCGCTTTCACCGTCGTCCTTGCCTGAAGAAGTCAGTGCAAGAGATTCATAGACGT
The window above is part of the Brassica napus cultivar Da-Ae chromosome C8, Da-Ae, whole genome shotgun sequence genome. Proteins encoded here:
- the BNACNNG59140D gene encoding uncharacterized protein BNACNNG59140D isoform X1 is translated as MEEVHSAAEPIGYSDSPFTISQPPDITNWFSSYVYESLALTSSGKDDGESEPNGFSVREEDKYILGADKDHKPMNKNVGQIQETNLYESPLPSEPPDIGNWFSSYAYESPPVLDTNDALYFSVGGEDSECVQETQAEEEEEEEEETNDIEGKDDVCPSLFEQQLVSSSAKVTDFSQSQHLLSEPPDVGNWFSSYEYQSPHLSDTHELEFCSSEKDDQLIVEESDTEGENSSGIFRKTKSKQETIAPGWLKSNDCTEAKEVSADDEYSNQEREKKSTVILFNASTKKVDKDSSFKQEPLFSETKEEANFIPKGYNPKPQSLAYLEELRPKHIQETISNRQMSPRKAAQKARPEENMESVNQESDDKENVDGKSTETGFITMKKARFRESRDQSSMKKPIRGVLGECLRSKELKKMATEEDEERKKKKKRRVLGGMWNHQLSGGEETAGKWSCPQKKKGKSGPPLKQLRLDAWMHKV
- the BNACNNG59140D gene encoding uncharacterized protein BNACNNG59140D isoform X2 — its product is MEEVHSAAEPIGYSDSPFTISQPPDITNWFSSYVYESLALTSSGKDDGESEPNGFSVREEDKYILGADKDHKPMNKNIQETNLYESPLPSEPPDIGNWFSSYAYESPPVLDTNDALYFSVGGEDSECVQETQAEEEEEEEEETNDIEGKDDVCPSLFEQQLVSSSAKVTDFSQSQHLLSEPPDVGNWFSSYEYQSPHLSDTHELEFCSSEKDDQLIVEESDTEGENSSGIFRKTKSKQETIAPGWLKSNDCTEAKEVSADDEYSNQEREKKSTVILFNASTKKVDKDSSFKQEPLFSETKEEANFIPKGYNPKPQSLAYLEELRPKHIQETISNRQMSPRKAAQKARPEENMESVNQESDDKENVDGKSTETGFITMKKARFRESRDQSSMKKPIRGVLGECLRSKELKKMATEEDEERKKKKKRRVLGGMWNHQLSGGEETAGKWSCPQKKKGKSGPPLKQLRLDAWMHKV